Genomic window (Planococcus sp. MSAK28401):
ATGAATAAATAAGTCTCCTTGCTGTTCTGTCCCATGATCCGATAGCTTTTCTGCAAAAGACATCCAATGTACTTTTACGGGAACTCCTTCTTGTTCGAGAGCCTCTTTCAACCATATTGCAGATTGTTCGGAGTGCTTGACCGCTTTTAAGACTAAGGCTTGATTAAAGTGGGGGCGTTCCATTTCTGGTACGGTAAAACATTGGTCGTATCCAACTAAGCAACTCTTGCCATTCGGTAATGCACGCTTATGATAATCACTTATCGTACGCCGGTGTTTCGCGATGACATAGTGAACATAATCCCGCACTTCTTTCCGCTGGATATCGGTAGGACGGAACGCATTCATCACGACGACGCCAAATCCAGTATCACTTTCCACTTGAAACGTGGCTGCTTCTTTCGTATGGCTTGATGAACGATAAGTGATTTCAAAATCTCTCGGAACCTGGACAAAATCAACGACATCGAGCAATGGCCTTTTCTGAAAGTATTCATCGAAGGCTTTTAAAGACGTTTTGTCTTCTGAATTTTCCGCTTCATAAAATGCACCGGTTCCCCAAATCCTGCCGTTGCTTTCTTTATAAATACTCGAATTCATCATGCCGAGCAATTGAAGACAGTAGCTGCATCCCTTAGGAAAGAACAGGTCGACCACTAACGGAGCAGCTGATTTCACTTCAGCCACCGGTTCCCACAAGGAATTAAAATACACATGCTTTCGCAATCGATTGAGACAAGTTACCACATCATCGGCAGTTAATGTAGAGCCATCATGAAACTTGACGCCTTTATGCAAATAAAGCCGAAGATGAAATTCGCCGACATCCCAAGCGTGGGCAAGTTCGGGTTTGATTACGCCGTTTTCATCCACAGCCACCAGACGGTTAAATACATTGGCCACCATATTGGCGCTTTGCATATCGATCGCTTTCAGAGGATGCAAAGTCAGCAATTTATGGCGCCTTGGAACGATCAACTTATCGATTTCATCGGCGCTTTGAAAATACCCAAATCTCAGGCGGAATTGGTTGAGCAGCCTCAATTTACTGTCACTGGACCAATCGTACAGTAAGTATTTGCTGCTTTCCTCTACAGCTTCTTGATCGATGATGCTCAACAACTGTTTTTCGAATACTTCTTCCACATTTTTCAACCAGATCAATTTGGATAGGTTTCCTCTACCTCGTCCCGCTGTATACTCGAGCCATCCTTGACCAACCCATTTTTTAATGTAGCGAGTGGTCTGTTTCGTGCTGAGATCGAGGACTTTGGCTATTTCTTCGTGCTTTACATCTCCTGAAGATACGCTGTTCCATAAGGTTAATAACTGCTTATCCATTTGTTTCTCCTTTAAAAGTGGACAAGTTCTCTTGAAATTGTCCATTTTTTCAATATTTTGTCTGGTTTAATATACAGAATATGGAGGGGGAATTCAATATGAAATGGCAAGAATATCCACGGAACATCAAAGTGCGTCTCATTACTTCTTTTTTCAATCGGGCGGTATCCTCTGCAGTTATGCCGTTCATGGCGCTGTTTTTTGCAGAAGAAATAGGGAAAGTGGCGGCGGGGATGTTCTTGATCTTTACGGTCGTCATCGGGTTTGTGATTAATTTAGTCGGCGGCTATATTTCCGACCGCTTGCCAAGAAAGAAAGTGCTAATGGTAACCTCTTCGCTAAGTGCGGTGTTTTTTTACGTGATGACAATCAGTTTGGTGCCGGATTCGAATTGGATTTGGTTGTTCGCTTCAGCCTATATCGCTTATATCATCACCAGCAGCCTGGGAAGGCCGGCCATCCATGCGATTATTATTGATTCGACTACACCGGAAAATCGCAAAGCTGTCTATGCGATCGATTATTGGTTAGTCAATTTATCGCTAGCTGTTGGAGCGGCTTTAGGCGGGTTATTGTATATGAATCATCAAATCGAATTATTTCTATTATTATCTATAACATCGGCATGCCTTCCCATAGCGTATGCA
Coding sequences:
- a CDS encoding ABC transporter substrate-binding protein encodes the protein MDKQLLTLWNSVSSGDVKHEEIAKVLDLSTKQTTRYIKKWVGQGWLEYTAGRGRGNLSKLIWLKNVEEVFEKQLLSIIDQEAVEESSKYLLYDWSSDSKLRLLNQFRLRFGYFQSADEIDKLIVPRRHKLLTLHPLKAIDMQSANMVANVFNRLVAVDENGVIKPELAHAWDVGEFHLRLYLHKGVKFHDGSTLTADDVVTCLNRLRKHVYFNSLWEPVAEVKSAAPLVVDLFFPKGCSYCLQLLGMMNSSIYKESNGRIWGTGAFYEAENSEDKTSLKAFDEYFQKRPLLDVVDFVQVPRDFEITYRSSSHTKEAATFQVESDTGFGVVVMNAFRPTDIQRKEVRDYVHYVIAKHRRTISDYHKRALPNGKSCLVGYDQCFTVPEMERPHFNQALVLKAVKHSEQSAIWLKEALEQEGVPVKVHWMSFAEKLSDHGTEQQGDLFIHGEVLEMNQNFSFFYFLKNSYSPLAGAISKHKEVLECLDQYAQTPFAQWTSLNLQVEKLLLESSIMIPLYYEKRHVPFSADLMNINISHFGYVDYSNLWVRPNV